acaaaaaaaaaaaacatttatttaaacaacataaacatttaCTGCATCgcaaaagatgatttttttgaaCTGGCATACTCATCTGttgacagtttgtttacatgttgatatttttaaacatatatatagAGCTAAAACCTCCACCTATGAATAAAACACTCACTTTGGATTTAGCAACAGCCTCCATGTTGCTGGAGAGGTCATCGATCTCCATCTTGTACTCgctcttctccttctccagctTCTGTTTGACACGCTGGAGGTTGTCGATCTGCTCTCCCAGCTCTGCAACACTGTCAGCCTGTTTCTTGCGGAGAGCTGCTGCAGTAGCTTCATGCTGCAGGGTTGACTCTTCAAGGTCACGGCGCAGCTTCTGGAACTCAGCCTCACGCTTCTTGTTCATCTCAATCTGAGCGGCTGTTGCTCCACCAGCTTCCTCAAGCCTCTCACTGATCTCCTCAAGTTCCCTGGAGAGGTCAGCCCTCTGCTTCTCCACCTTAGCCCGAGCAGCCCGCTCAGCCTCAATTTCTTCTTCCAGCTCCTCAATACGAGCCTAAGTTTGATGATAGTAATATCAAGAAGGCTTATTAAGTGGAACATACTGTAACAAGTGGTTTTTCAGTACAAAATCAGAGTATAACATTCATGTCAAATACTAACCTGGAGTTCCTTGATCTTCTTCTGAAGCTGAGCACCAAGAGACTGTTCATCCTCAATCTTGCTGAGCAGCTGGCTGGTCTCAAACTCCTTcctggaagaggaaaaaaacagttattgctgttatagttttagttttgactcaggatcattgtgttgcattatggcAGTAGTTCAATGTAAGggttaaagatgaaaaacaaaacttgctTCTTGATTTTCTCCTCAGATTGCTGCTTGTCATTCTCCAGATCCATTATGGTTTCCTGGGCCAGTTTCAGATCTCCCTCAAGCTTCCTCTTGGCTCTCTCAAGGTCCATACGGAGCTTCTTCTCTTGCTCCAATGATCCCTCAAGCTTTTGAGATAATATTATAATGTTgacataaaataatgttttgtatttttatcatgGAATGTCAATTCTAACACACAAGCTTGcaatataaacatgttattaAAAGCAATGTTTTCTCACATCGTCCACTTGCTGTTCCAGCTTTGTCTTAGACTTGGTCAGAGTGTTGACTTTGTCCTCCTCTGCCTGGAGATCATCCAGTGTTTGCTGGTGAGCCTCTTGGAGGGCTTTCTTCTCCTTGGTTAACTTGGCAATAGACTCATCTTGAGATGCCATCTCCTCTGTCAGGTTTTTCACCTGAAAGTTTCGGGCAAGGTGTGTTATTTCCATCACTTTATATCTATATGTTTGAAAGCTAACTTCATATactttctcatttttttataaatgtaggTTCAAAATTATTCCAACCTTGTTTTCAGTTGCATGTTTCTCCTTCTCCACTTTAGCCAAGGTGAGCTCCAAGTCATCAATATCTTTCTTCAGCTCAGAGCATTCATCCTCCAGCTTCCTCTTCTTGCCAGTCAGCTCAGCATTgatttcctcttcatcctccagtCTCTCAGTTGTCTCTTTGAGTTTGGCCTCAAGTTGGATCTTGCTCTTAATCAGACCTTCACACCTTTCCTCAGCATCTGAGAGATTCTCAACTTCCTACAATTTATtatgaatatacagtaagttAATAAGTTTGCTATTCTCTGAATTTACCTGAACATTTTCAGGATTaatactaatatatatatatataatttttaatatattaattagTATTTGTCAATCTACATGTTTGATCAGGCACATCGAAGATGAGATGACCAGAAGAGTATCTGGCATCTTTAAATTTCACctaaatatctgaaaatgtcaGCAATTCAATATTCAATTCGTGTAGTGTGGATGTGACACTTGCTTTTGTATCCTACTTACAGAAGCCACTTGCAGTTGCAGGTCATTCTTTTCCTGCAGCAGGGAAACCatcttctcctccagctccttcttCTTGGCCAGGGCAGTAGCCAGGTCTGTTTTCATCTTCTCATAGTTCTCCTTCATGTTCATCAGCTCCTTCTCAGTCTCAGCACTCTTCAGAAGAGGCTTGATCTTGAAGTACAGATTCATCCATGGCCAGTTTTTCACATTCATGAATGAACGGATATTGTACTGAATAGAGAAGACAGCCTCTCtagaaaatgaatatataaaaaaatgtcattttgactGTAATGTGATTTAACAAAAACAGCTGTATCTATTTCATTGGACAGAACAGTTCAGTGTACTGTATGATAATTCTACCTCCTCTCCATCATCTTAACAAACTCGGTCCTCATGAGGAATCCTCTGCAGAGAGCCTGAGTCATGGTCACCAGCTCAGCCAGTTTctcatctctcatctcctccagtGTACCCAGCAGACCAGCTTTGAAGAACACCTGTGTGGTTGTTTGAAAGAACTCAGTCATCAGCACAAATTGACACAAAAGGATATATGTACATGCCATATCTATTGACATTGTTCATAGAAAATTAACCTTAGTGTGCCCAAACTTGTACTGAGTGTGATCCACATCAATGGAGCCTAGCAGCTTCTCTGAAGCTTTCTTGTTGTCAATGAACTGTCCCTCAGGGATGACGCTGGCATTCAATACTTTGTATCTATAAGAGAAAATTATGTTGTTACTTACAATAACAACACATCTTGGCCGGCTGTTTAAAGTCAGCTGAAATTTAACTTGACTTGCTTATATTAAAAATTGCATCACCTCTGCTTGAAGTCACCGTAGAGGATTCTGCTGGGGAAGCCCTTTCTGCAGATTCTGATGCCTTCCAGCACACCGTTACACCTTAGCTGATGGATGACCAAGAAGTTCTCCATAAGACCTGAAAGTTGCAAATTcatattgtttaaaatatttctttatatcaCTATGTCACATTTAGTGTGCAAAGCTCAGCTATGTGCTTCTAACCTGGGGTCTTTGTTTCATTAGGAATCAGGCAACGGACAAAATGAGGGTGAGTGCTCCTCAAGTTGGTCATCAGCTTGCCCAAGTTCTCCTGTGGATCAACAACACAGGATAAATGGTCAACAGTATTTCAAGATGAGGTTTTTAATTGGtatcaaaaaaatatgaagCAATTCATACCCTGAAAAGAGCAGACACAGTCTGGAAGGAACCACCcttcttctttccctttttGCCGCCAGCAGGCTCTGTTTACACaaatattaaattgaattaatgGCACTAAATAAATAACTACGTAGAATCTCTCTTAAGTTTTCTTCTCTGTGGAAAGggtattttttaattaagtcACATGCATGAATATATGACCACAGAGTACTCATCAGCTTTATACTAGGCCTGAACCAAGTAACACACAGTTTCTTACCATCACCTCCGCCGTGTTTTGCATACAGGAAGGCCAGAAGTTTGTTTGAGGACTTCTGGTAGAGCTGGACAACTGAGTCATTCAGGGGGTCCTTGTTCTTGTCCAACCAGCCAGTGATATTGTAGTCCACTGTACCAGCGTAGTGAACCAGGGAGAAGTGAGCCTCAGCCTTGCCCTTTGCAGGTTTTGGCTTCTCAAAGGCCTTGGTCTTTCCAAGATGCTGATCATGCAGCTTGTTCTTGAAAGTTGTGTCAGAGGCCTTGGGGAACATGCACTCCTCTTCAAGGATGGAGAAGATGCCCATtggctgaggaaaaaaaaaattcacaccATGGAAGCAATCATTTGCACATGAATCAAGAAGTCACTTCGACCTTATTGACTACTTACCTTCTCAATAAGCTCAATGCAGGCAGCCAAGTCCATACCGAAGTCAATGAATTCCCATTCAATGCCTTCTTTCTTGTACTCCTCTTGCTCCAGGACAAACATGTGGTGGTTGAAGAACTGTTGCAGTTTCTCATTGGTGAAGTTGATGCAGAGTTGCTCCAAGCTGTTGAACTGCAATCACATGAATGTATTCAATTGCATGTCAAATTGTTGATCTTTGAATTGCTCAGACACTTTTCAGCTACTTACATCAAAGATCTCAAATCCAGCAATATCCAACACTCCAATGAAGAACTGTCTTGGCTGCTTTGTGTCCAGCATCTCATTGATACGGATGACCATCCacaagaacattttctcatagatAGACTTGCACAGAGCCATGACAGAATTGTGGACctagaaataaacattttagaaTGAGAGTGTCTCACAAtcatattttcatgtcaaaatgcaaatattgccattgtttttcaaacattacattttctttatcttaCCTGTGGGACAGTCTGACCTTTGGTCACCATCTCATTTCCGACCTTGACCCTGGGGTAGCACAGAGCTTTCAACATATCAGCTGAGTTCAGGCCCAGGAGGTAGGCGATTTTATCAGCCtctgatggaaaaacaaacctTTAGCTATCTGTGAACTGGGACATGTTTAGCATTATACATTATACTGAAACATTTGGTAGATTTGTTACAAGATACTATAATTACCCTCTGTGCCATCAGGTTCAGCCTGCTCCTCACGCTGCTTCTGCTTGAAATTCATGTTGCCATGATGCATCACAGCACCAGTCAGCTTGTAGATGCCCATCTTCTCCTCAGCAGTGAAGCCCAAGATGTCAATAGCAgtctgtgtcatacatgaaagaaaataatcatgagTTGCAACAATTTCATCGAAGATTCTTAATTTTACGTTcttaaaataattatgaatGGACACTTTACATCTGTTGCAATGAACTCTTCTACATCATCGATGCTCTTGACTGTCACTTCACCCTGACTGATCATATGGTAATCATAGGGGTTGGTGGTGATCAGAAGAGCCTCTGTAAAAGATtagaagaaaaaactttttaaatcctgcatcATTTCTGGTGTTATTGTCTTAATTCTACTATTGTAATTCCTAATTGTTATATTGTCATAACATACCCAGGAGCTCAGGCTTGTGGCCAGTCATCAGCTGATAGAAGATGTGGTAGCTCCTCTCAGCAGACAACTGGAAGGTGACACGGGACTTCTCCAGCAGAtctaagaaaaacaaagcaaggTCAGATTACAGTATATTGCATACATGACATCATACAGTGAAAAGAACTGTGTATTAAACCTTTTCAAACCATATGTCATACCCAAGTGTAAGTATAAACAAAGGTCCttgcacaaaatgtaaaaatgacttaCATGTTTCAATATCAGCTGAGGACAGTTTGCCCGTGGTTCCAAAGTGAATTCTGATGAATTTACCCTTGACATATCAGATTAATGTTAGTAGGATTCTTCATATGTAACCCAATAAGATTCTGTGAGGTTTATTTTTGGCCCTTTTAACACTTACAAAACGAGAGGAGTTGTCATTCCTCACAGTCTTGGCATTACCATAGGCCTCCAGCAGAGGGTTGGCTGCAATGATTTGATCTTCCAGTGAACCCTACAAGAagatatatgtataatataaacCATAAACAGGCAATTCTCCAACAAATGTTTTGAGTAAAGATAACCAATTTTACCTGCATCTTGCCAGATGTTGCCTCTGCCTTTttagttccagtcactgcaaTTGTTGCAAAGTACTGGATGACACGCTTGGTGTTGACAGTCTTTCCTGCACCGGATTCTCCACTGGGGTATAAGAGACACATGTCAAGATTCTGCTGTATTTTCAATATATGATTTATCATTACAATTTCTGTTATACTTACGTAATCAGGATAGACTGGTTCTCACGATCTGAAATGAATAAATGCTCATTAAGTACCTTACATGGTACAAATCACATCTTTCATGTCATATATGCTGCATCTCATTTTGTGTCTCATAAAATATATTACCAGTGAGCATGAACTGATAGGCAttgtcagagatggagaagatgTGGGGTGGTGCCTCAATCCTCTTCTTGCCTCTGTATGCTACCACAACCTGAGAATCGTACACGGGAAGCCACTTGTAGGGGTTCACGACGACGCAGAACAGGCCAGAGTAGGTCTGAATAGAGAAGAGAATTCACTTTAAACTTCATTAAACATATTGCCTCTACATTTGACAAATACGTCATTTAAATTTAAGCTTCATTTAGAGTAATGactgtagaaaaaaagaaaacattactgGTAAAAGTTTGTTTATTGTTGACCTGTGTGTATTCACTCTGATCTATGTGTTAAGTTAAACACTCACGTAGATCATCCATGATGCAAAACGCTCTTTGAGGTTATACAACACAGCAGGCTCGTTGAGGTGGGTCATCATGGCCATGTCCTCAATTTTATCGAACTTTGGAGGGTTCATGGCATGGATATCATCCTCTTTTACAGTGATACTCTGAATGGGAAatgcagtaaaaacaaaaaaagaatagtTACATTTTATTAGTATTTCAAATGATCTTTTTTGGGATGTATGTCATACTCTTTCACTGTCAGGGTCTCATAACAAATGGTGTAAAAAGTCTGTCAAGGCTTTAGAAGGATTgtatttcaattatttcaaataAAGTATTCATTCACCTACCTTCCCATCAAGTGTCTCAACAGTGGCTTTGCCACCTTCCTTTTTGACAAGTTTACCCTTGACATACATCTCATCAGGACAGGCCACAAAGTAGGCTGTTTTGGCATCAAATGGAGTGTTCTGAGCCTCAagtctctccttctctggctTGCGGAGGTAAATGGCTGCAGGCCCATAGGCCTCCATCTCTGCGTCTGTGCTCATGATGGCACTCTAGTGGGGACTGAAAACAGGAAGAGTTTGAATTAcgttaaacatatttaattctGATATTGTTTAAATGATTTGCATGTAGTGTCTGTATCTGATATCATGGATCTTGTGTTGTTTCTGACATCCTACCTCAGTTTATCCCAAATGAGCAGCACAGTATCTGATGTAGTCTGAGGATACTGTTAAAGAAAGATTGAAATTGTCATTGTACAGGactcaaaattaaaatatttcccACAGCCTAGTGCCTACATCAGTAAACAATAGTCACACTACATACATTTAAACCAATTGTAGAAACTTTAACGGGTCCATAAACTTTTACAGTTACCTCTGTTAAAGGTACCTACACCACTAGGACTATTTTCATAGCCTCGCAGgttatttcaaaatattttggaTGTTAAAAGACTCTAATCCCAATCACGTTTGTTATTGAGCCTTTCCAAACCAACTATTAAGAGCAGTTGAAAAATTAATTTTGCCTcttgcttcacattaaaaagaaacatcactGATTAATGATATTATCCCCTCAAGGTTACATGACATCAAAAACATGATGACAAAGTGTCACATGACATTCATGTTTAATGTAATTTGAAATCAATGCAAAAAAGCACTTACCTGGGTGAAATGCCTTTCAGTTCTCAGAGGAGGTTGAAGCTGCTGCTTATATAGAGGCTGGAATTGCCTGGTCAGCAGCAGTCTACCACTCGATTTGGTCAAGTATCCCTGTCATCTTGAGACCCATCTGTTGACATTGCAGGTTTAGTAAGCTTTTTTGTTTCTAATATATGCCATTGCTAAACTGTAAATAGCTTTAAAACAAGTAAACTGAGAAATTCTGTATTAAGCAAGCTGACAAGGATCAGAATTTGGTAgaactaaaaaagaaaaggaagaaaataataatgacaaatacatatttaagtAATCTATTAAAGGGGTTGTGCCTTGACATCCATTTTTGAACCCATAAACTCTCAGTGAGATGTACTCTAAATGTCATTGGTATAAAGTATCAGCTTGCTGcccacattttaaatatttgaaatacagtaaaatgcAGTTTCATAATATATAATCAATTTGTCTCATTGTGATGTCCAAAGTATGTCCCAAAATAGAGCTGTGGAATATATACTCTTATTTTTGAACCACTAATTTGCtccaataaataatttatttcaataagTTTAGATTGTGAATTACATGGGAGGGGTTTCATCATTTTATATCACAAGGTTGTCTCTACTTACCCTTGCAATACCGAGCCAGAAATGGAACATAATTTTGGAGAAGCACCCAAGTGGTGCTGGTATATGGTTGCAGGACACTGGCACATCTCATATTCCTCTAATAAAATTGTATGTAAGGCCTTTTCCATAAAGTTCAAATGGTATTACACCTTTCCTTAGAAGGACTAGAGGAACATTTGCCAACCCGAGTGAGATAAGACCTATAATAAGTCCCACTCAGATATCAAACATCTTTATCCTTGTGGTACATTTGATTCTAAagatgttgttgctgttatgGAAAGCCAATGTCCTTGAAAAACTATGTGACTCTGATTTTGAGACATTACTGACATTGGCTCTCAAATAAAATGACTTACgcagtaaagaaaataattgatagttGTCCAAGTGCCTTTTAGAAATCGTAATATTGaattaaacaacaataaagttaaaaaattgTTTGAACGTTTATAACTTTACAACTTGATAACTTTAAAACTGATTTCATAACCTTTTTAACTTAGTTTTCTACATCTCTTTTACTCACACAGATGTAGGTTTCTCTGTCTGAAAGTCATGCGACCCTGGTGCTGTGCACTTTCACTGCTCACAGCTGGTTTATTCAGTTTGATgatatatgttatattttttggttGAAATTATTGTTTTAGAAGTGCTGGTTGCATATGCTGTATTTTggttggtggtgtgtgtgtggtggagggatttcatattttctgtgaCCCCATGGTGGGTATTGAGTGGGTTGACTGAGGGTAGGTGTGTCTGGGTGCACCTCCACCCTGTGCTCTACTTACAGCCACATGCAGTAAACACTGCTGGCATTCATTcttgtgtgtctctttgtgtgcatgtattgcATGCACATGAAATGTAAGTGAATATCAGAGCAATTCAATTATGGCATTCATTCTTGTGTCTTGTGTCTCAAGCCCCAGATGTTTCcctttgcttttaaaatatttaaatgagaaaagcaTACTTAACATGTACACACTTCACAGTCAGAGAGCCTGCACACCCTCACACACCTTTTCCCTACCACACATTGGGAACCTTCACACTCTCTACTTCTGCTACACACTGAGAGACCCCTCACACTCTCTCTATCACAGACTGAGAACCCTCACATCACCTCTCTCCCATATAGACCCTTAAATACACACCTCTCCTAAATTGTATAAAGTCGTTCTTAAAGTTTGCTTATTTTTATACTTcgaattatttattttagtttactCATTCTtgtaagtgtaaaaaaaaaaaccctggacagcagaggaaaaatgaAACTGCTTTTGTCTCGATGTAAGCTTTGTAATATGTACTGCTGTgctaaaataaagaattaaaaaatatatatttacatgaaCTATTAAACTATCATTAAATATCTTAACTTTTGataattttattaaattttctAACCTTTAACTCATCTATAAATGCCTAAATAACTAGGCTCCTCAGATGCTCAGTGACCTGGGGGTATGTCTCAGGGTTTCTGGCTCAGTAACAAGACGTGGGTCTACTGGGAATTATAAGATGCCCTTTCATAAATCCTCACTTGGACAGACGGCATATCTGTTCGGGGTACTAACATGTGGAACTCTTCACTAACAGAACTCAAAATGGATTATGACTGggaacattttaaactcaaactgaaacagttttttaaagagGGATCAGTCATAGTCATGAGTGATctggtgtttgttgttttatgaaaattttattgtatgtttcagagttgtttatgttttatgctGCTTTGTATGTACTTTGTTGTTGAGTTTCATGTTgtaatgtgtgaatatgtattGTTGAGACTTGTGTTTTGTacttaaatgtatgtatatgtattgcTGATTTTTATggaatttcatttgtattttaaaaatccatctAGGGACAGGCATTCCAAACTAGCTCAGACTATAAATGCTGTGGCATGTGGCATAAGTTCATGCTATAAACTTGCccctatacaaataaatattaaataaataaatataaaaaatattttaaaatcaaaggGAAATATATGGGGCTTGTGGCAATAATCTAAATTATTGACTCATCTGGAACAttgagaaacaacaaaaacttttaTAAATTTTCTCCCTGAAGGCCCTGGACAGGTCCTTCAGTGACTATTTCATCCATCCACAGTGCTCTGAGGAGTTCTACCAGTGATCCTTCACTCCCTCTACTGTAAGGCTTCACAACAACCTCTGCTCTCAGCAGACCCCACAGTGACTTGTAGTGCAGCATACTATCCCTCTCACAAGTACCATACTTAAGGTTTTGCACTATATGCCACCAGTTGCACTTGAACTGTTCCTGTTTCTTCATCGGTTTGCACTACACTCTCTTTTGCATTTGCACTACTGTGTATTAGGTTGTACAGTTTTCTTTAGGTTCACAATTTTAGGTTTTTCCTTTCTGATCAACAGTGTTCCATTAGTTCATTTGCTTTGCACTTTAATGCCACTTGTACTAAAATTCAGGTTGTATGGCTGTATTGTTCTGCTCTGCTTGTGTACTTACCGATAATGgcattttcttgtctttttttatttgtttattttattattacccTTTATTATTACGCATTACTTTCCTGATGTACATGTACCCCCTGTATTctgattctgctgctgctgtaacaccTGAATTTTCCCCCGGGTATCAATAAAGGTTATTTTATCTTATCCATCGCACTGGTCTCTACATAAGGATTTTGCTTATTCAATGGAGTTCTGCAAATGAACTGTGGATTCCAGCAATATGCCTTTTGCTGTGGCTAGTCAAATTTCATCAGAATATGAAGAAGACACTTTGGGGGTGCCGTACCATGGCTGTATTATAAtcttaattaaatataaatattacacaTCTGTGCGCCATACTCATCCACGGCGGTTCATGCATGGATGTACTGCATTAGCTACTGTCATGGATGTAGTTACTAAaaggaactttcattttgtgttgattttagcgTTCCCTGTGGACAAAATTGGTAGTGTATCCCTGAATGAAGACTGCAATTCCCATGAGCACCAAAGCCTCCTGTCGTTAAGATCTGGATCTGGCTAGCGCGTGCATTTGATTTGGAAGCAAGTGAAAAAAAACGCCACTTATTTACTAAAgactatttttcttttgtaaacacagctgtttgcaggatgcatagTTATGAGGTAATGTATCTATGTGTGGCTATCTGAGGTAAGTTTAATATGACGATGGGGAAACAAACTAAACGTTGTTTTAGTACTGTTCATATACCTATAGGTTACATGTAAGCCTACAACTAACATATTTGGTTGCTCAGTAATAGTAATTTTGTTTAGAAAGCTACAACATTCTCTAGAAATGTTATGTCTTCGTAATAATAATCCAACAGCAAGATATAGCTCGATAGCAAGGCCAAcataaaatgttatgttataaGCCAGTTGTATTACAGTAATGTCCACTGTGACTTACACTTCCATGGACTGCACATATCCTTTTGCATTATATGCTAAGGCGCAAACTAACAGCCATAGCCACAGGCACACAATAGgatataacatttatttatttatttatttattatattgcaCAGAGTACAACGAAATTGGACTGCGATAACGTGAGCCACCGAGTGCGAAACCGTGCTAAAATGAGCCGTTGTCTGAATGTCGTTGCGCCTACTGTAGTGTAAATATGGTAAGGACAGCCCGCTCGTGTGCTTACCCATATGGCATTTTATGGGTAAGGCGTAGGTCCTGAAAGATACATAAACGCGTTTTCTTTCATGTTCTTTCTGTGCTCTTGTATGATCATAATGCATTGTACTTTTTCCTCATAAGTGATCTGTTGcaagttttattttgtcaatAGGTTATCAGATAAATCCTAAAGATTGCTGTTCCCAATGTCCTCTCTGacagtattaaagtaaaagtcaaCCTGTTATATCTGTTTGTGgaaactgcaaaataaaatgatctCTTGGCTCTGTAGGCAGTCtggtgtgtttctttcttctaTTTTGGGGCTTTGATAAAAcgtttttgcattttcacagaCACTtctactgcactacatttcatggtgttttattaatgagaaaataaagtCAGTCCATTAACATGACTGGCTCAGCATCATCTTTGTCAATCATTTTATTGGATAAGAGCAAATTAATATATTGTGGTTAGATGATGGATAACAGGGTGTTCAACAATTTCACAACGTTATGAGAATTATTATATCTGACAATGATAAAATTTATAAGTAATGTAATAGATGATGAATAACAGGGTGTTCAAGCTGTGGAAACTACTTGTATAGCACAGTTTTCTAAATGGTACATTTTCACAATGCTATGAGATATAAAATTTATAAGTAATGTGACACGACCAAGTCTGCTTAATGTAGATTTGCACTTGGCCGTCTCTCTTCTGTTGACTCAGTTTCAAGTATGACATCTGCAAATTTTTTTTAGTAGCTTAGTTAACAGCTGTCGTGGTTGTTAACTCCTAATCTCCTCGTCTATCATTGcatgacattttgaaatattttaattaaaatcttTGAGGAATCTCTTTTCAAATTAACTTCCAAGACCAAAAAagcagatacatttttctgaacaATTTCCTTTCACATAACAAATTTCACAATAGGTTAATTTTCCATTGTCATGGCATTCGCTTCCTAATGTCTTATTCTATCACTGATAATGATTTGGTAACATTTTACCGCACCAACATAGAGAAATCCCACTTCAAAATCCCCTCTAAGACCAAaacttacacaaacacatgcctTTCTTTTAACTTCCTCAATAGGTTACTTCACCACTGTCATGGTATCTGTTTCCTAATGTCTTAGTCTATTGCTGGTACAAATTTGTGTACATTTCACTGTACCAACTTTGAGAAGATCCCTGCcattacacagagagagagctaAAGTAAAACTTATTTAATGGAGTAGCGCAATAAGTTAGCCATTAGCAAACATGTTAGTTTAACTATTTTAGTGATCGAAACATTTGGTGAAATATAGGCTACCGTTATTACCATTACACTGCAAAAACAAGTAGATTATCTTTATAGCCTGTAAACAAGGGCCTCAAGCTAGTTTATGATAAGGGGGACAGAAATGGGGTGCAAAGGGCAGAGTTTTGAGTGGTCTCCCCTCTATCAGAACATTGAATCAAACAATTATGTGTGATCCAATAACTGACAACGCTGGAATCTAAATTAAACACCCTTATGTTCTTCTTAAACAAGCCCATTCCTGTGAATGCAGTCTGTCCACTGGGGAGGTGTACAGACCTAAAGGTTGTTTAGCACAATTTCTGCTGTTACAACAAC
The genomic region above belongs to Thunnus albacares chromosome 17, fThuAlb1.1, whole genome shotgun sequence and contains:
- the LOC122966656 gene encoding myosin heavy chain, fast skeletal muscle-like, translated to MSTDAEMEAYGPAAIYLRKPEKERLEAQNTPFDAKTAYFVACPDEMYVKGKLVKKEGGKATVETLDGKSITVKEDDIHAMNPPKFDKIEDMAMMTHLNEPAVLYNLKERFASWMIYTYSGLFCVVVNPYKWLPVYDSQVVVAYRGKKRIEAPPHIFSISDNAYQFMLTDRENQSILITGESGAGKTVNTKRVIQYFATIAVTGTKKAEATSGKMQGSLEDQIIAANPLLEAYGNAKTVRNDNSSRFGKFIRIHFGTTGKLSSADIETYLLEKSRVTFQLSAERSYHIFYQLMTGHKPELLEALLITTNPYDYHMISQGEVTVKSIDDVEEFIATDTAIDILGFTAEEKMGIYKLTGAVMHHGNMNFKQKQREEQAEPDGTEEADKIAYLLGLNSADMLKALCYPRVKVGNEMVTKGQTVPQVHNSVMALCKSIYEKMFLWMVIRINEMLDTKQPRQFFIGVLDIAGFEIFDFNSLEQLCINFTNEKLQQFFNHHMFVLEQEEYKKEGIEWEFIDFGMDLAACIELIEKPMGIFSILEEECMFPKASDTTFKNKLHDQHLGKTKAFEKPKPAKGKAEAHFSLVHYAGTVDYNITGWLDKNKDPLNDSVVQLYQKSSNKLLAFLYAKHGGGDEPAGGKKGKKKGGSFQTVSALFRENLGKLMTNLRSTHPHFVRCLIPNETKTPGLMENFLVIHQLRCNGVLEGIRICRKGFPSRILYGDFKQRYKVLNASVIPEGQFIDNKKASEKLLGSIDVDHTQYKFGHTKVFFKAGLLGTLEEMRDEKLAELVTMTQALCRGFLMRTEFVKMMERREAVFSIQYNIRSFMNVKNWPWMNLYFKIKPLLKSAETEKELMNMKENYEKMKTDLATALAKKKELEEKMVSLLQEKNDLQLQVASEVENLSDAEERCEGLIKSKIQLEAKLKETTERLEDEEEINAELTGKKRKLEDECSELKKDIDDLELTLAKVEKEKHATENKVKNLTEEMASQDESIAKLTKEKKALQEAHQQTLDDLQAEEDKVNTLTKSKTKLEQQVDDLEGSLEQEKKLRMDLERAKRKLEGDLKLAQETIMDLENDKQQSEEKIKKKEFETSQLLSKIEDEQSLGAQLQKKIKELQARIEELEEEIEAERAARAKVEKQRADLSRELEEISERLEEAGGATAAQIEMNKKREAEFQKLRRDLEESTLQHEATAAALRKKQADSVAELGEQIDNLQRVKQKLEKEKSEYKMEIDDLSSNMEAVAKSKGNLEKMCRTLEDQLSELKAKNDENVRQLNDLSAQRARLQTENGEFSRQIEEKDALVSQLTRGKQAYTQQIEELKRHIEEEVKAKNALAHAVQSARHDCDLLREQFEEEQEAKAELQRGMSKANSEVAQWRTKYETDAIQRTEELEEAKKKLAQRLQDAEESIEAVNSKCASLEKTKQRLQGEVEDLMIDVERANALAANLDKKQRNFDKVLAEWKQKHEEGQAELEGAQKEARSLSTELFKMKNSYEEALDQLETMKRENKNLQQEISDLTEQIGETGKSIHELEKAKKTVETEKIEIQSALEEAEGTLEHEEAKILRVQLELNQIKGEVDRKLAEKDEEMEQIKRNSQRVIDSMQSTLDSEVRSRNDALRVKKKMEGDLNEMEIQLSHANRQASESQKQLRNVQGQLKDAQLHLDDAVRGQEDMKEQVAMVERRNGLMMAEIEELRAALEQTERGRKVAEQELVDASERVGLLHSQNTSLLNTKKKLESDLVQVQGEVDDTVQEARNAEEKAKKAITDAAMMAEELKKEQDTSAHLERMKKNLEVTVKDLQHRLDEAENLAMKGGKKQLQKLESRVRELESEVDAEQRRGADAIKGVRKYERRVKELTYQTEEDKKNVHRLQDLVDKLQLKVKAYKRQAEEAEEQANTHLSRFRKVQHELEEAQERADIAESQVNKLRAKSRDHGKADSAE